A stretch of DNA from Cheilinus undulatus linkage group 7, ASM1832078v1, whole genome shotgun sequence:
TGAGACAAGACATAAATATCAAAGTTCACAGAGCCGCCACACCCAATCCCTCACAGGTTTTGATGTACATCAACTCTTATGTTTTTGAGGGCCTTTAGAGCGATTTGTTCAACAAGCTAGCAGTATCAACATAACATCTAAAGCTACAAAGTGGTGCAATATCTTTAGCTAAAAACTGCATTGTTATTGTGTCTCACACAAAAAAGACAGACTCTGAAAACTACAAATGGTAACAGAGGTACAAAACATTAAACAGAATGAGTTGCAAAACCTACCATTGTTATAAGACTGTAAGATCATCTGAAGAATACTGAAGACTCCACCTGTGAAGTCCAGCAGTACATTGCCAATACTCCAACCCTCAGTGCTTTGTCTTCTGTAGTTCATGACTGCCTTGggaaaaaacatcaacaatatGATACACAGtagataaaagaaataaactgtttttccACACCAAAATAATTGGGAAGTCTGCACACCTGCTTTGTTGAAGTTCTGGTGCATGCTATGTGCCTAAAACATGCTGAGGTGTTGAgagaataaacatttttaaagactctGCTGTTCCATAATAGTGTTTTGTTGTGCAACTATTTCTgtaaaaaatttgcaaaatcatGATTTCTTGAGGAGGAGTTCTGTGTGTGCACATACTGTAAGGTAGTGTTGTGTAGTTTCTTCACGTCTCTATGAATCATCAATTACAGTTTCTGTTATGCTAAAGAATAGACAGCTGATGTTGGTTTGAGCATTTGAATGCCAAAACTCTTCCTTGCCAAAGGGCTCATAATTTGTCTTACTATAAAGGCATTTCCTGTGCATAGCCCTCTGCAGGGCACCCTgccatccaagactcttatctTCTTCTAGTGAAGCCATTATCTGATAGATTAAGATGTACGCTTTGGGTTAATGTCAAACTGAGAGGTGAAAATCCTATTTATCATCAGCTTACTAGCAGATTCCTGAAGGTTTTGTGCTAAAATTGATTGCTATTCAAAACCGTTCATAATTCCCTCAACCTTAACTAAAAGATTTCCAGCTaaagaaaagagccacaaagcattgaagctgcccacaccatgcTTTGCTGTGAGTAAACagagcatttaaaaaatgatcatatttacCACAAGCCAGTTATATAGCAATACAGGGTTTTAGTTTGTGTATTTAGGGCTTACCTGCGGTACATATTTGGTCAGAGTGACTCCTAGTTTAATGTAGGAGAAGTAGTAGAGGTATTCCAGCCAGGTGATCTCTTTGGCTACAGCAAGAAACAAGCTAACCAAGGCAAAAATCCAGGCTATTAGCAACAAAACCAAGGCTGTCCAAGACAACTTTTGATTGCCCCTCTGAAAGAGAAAGAACACAGTACAACATATAAATACAGTATGAGGGACAAAACTGTACTGTGCACCAACCTGCATTTCTACAAATTTACAGAAAATCATCAGGTGAAATAACAAACATGAAGCTATTATAAAGATAAGTAGACTTAAAAATGAAGATACATTTTAATGCACTACATTGCCTATAGTAGAAACTTGTGCACACTACTCTATGATAGAAAAAcgactcaaaaatgtcaaagaaacaTAGTCTGACACTTTGAATAATGTTGCTGCCATTATATCAGCCCCATGTGTAGTTCAACATATTCATCATAtcaaaaaaaagtggaaaatacaAACTGGTGTCCAGACATCACAATAGTTTCTggagacagagagaaataaTAGTCACAGGAACTGCACTGGCTGCATGCCAGTTACAAGTTACTCACTCATTGCTAATTTTCCCGAGTATATTCTTCTGCACTCACAAAAAGATGACCCCAGAATACATAGAAATTTACAAGgatggcaaaagaaaaaaatgggtaaagagaGAATGAAACATTTGGCTATTTGCATTTGCACTTGCAGCTTACCCCTTAAAATTTTGTGAAGTTGTTAGTTTTGTACAACTTTTGTATAGTTTTAAACATATGAGTATGTGACGGTGCTACATGTCTACACAAAGAGCATAACAGAAGCAGCACAGAGCAAAGGACATTTGGTTCTCTGGTCTACTCAAAATGAATTCAGACATTTGAGTTCAGGCTAAGTTTTCCCCTcgtcttgaccatgtctgcatgccCGCACGCCTACATTGGTTGAGGCCAGGTAATTAGCAGGTTGTCAGTAAGCAGCTGGAAAGGTTTACCTAATGCTGAGTGAATCAGGGTAAATGCAGAATATCTGACATTTGATTCTAtacttttaagacattttttaagactACTTGAAACATCAATTTCTAACCAATTACATTATTGACATAGAGTTATGTTTTGTGCTGATAGtatgacaaaaacatgaaaaaaattaaatgaaaatgctGCTAGTATTTTAACTGTAGTGTGCAAATTAAGCTTTCTTGGAGTATTTTTAAATTGGACTATGACAAAAAAGAACTTGATACCATAAGGTAGCTGAAAGGTCTCATTTTTTTACTCATGTGGCCTAAAAGTAGTTCTACCACAGTTTGGAAGTACCTATTTATATGTTTTGTACTGTGGTTAAGTAAAAGTTAAACAGCCTAcaaaagttttaagaaaaaaacgtaagaagaagaaaagtatAACTAGTCGTTTTAGGATCCATACAATCTTTAATTCTGATAAAGAGCACTGACGTGTCAATGATCACCTAACTGTCGCAGCTGATCAGCCATAGCTAACACTaactgaatataaaaaaaaattctgaatataaagaataaacaggaaaaactaCGTTACAACCATTAAAGATAATTAggctataaaataaaataaagaactaCTAAATTTAAGACCTTATAGTCTTTTAttcattgtcattttaaacaataaaCCTGAGCACactccagttttagtccataacaagtCCCtgcattttagtcattacctTTACTCAAAACATTCTCCTTGAACTtaattatttgtaaaaataatctaACCATAATACTCATATAAAACACTAATTCtattattaatttaacagaCAGTGATGAAAAATCTTACAAACTTTGAATGAAGGTCTTTTAATCTTAGTAGAggacttaaaaaataattatttatagATGTTTGCACCCTCATTGATACTCCTACCCCTACAATTGGAGTCTGTATTGAGAATATTAATAACTTTCTGCTACTTAACTCAGACCAGGCAGGAGTTATTTAGTTTGGCGCTACACCACAGAGATACCTTTTCTGATGATATAACTGCCCATCCACAGCTGCCCAGCTGTGTGTTATAACAGGAAGATAGCAGTCATGGGAACTGAATatattgtatgtattttttttccatcaaaacTTCTGAATATTTTTGATATCCTTTTTTATGAAAGCTAGAGTATAGAAGGATACCTCATATACAGCAGCCTGGATAGCGTAGATCAAACAGAGCAGCACAGCATGGAGACTGAAGAAGACGTCGTTGGCATCAACAGGGTTAATTCCATTTGGATTCTCTTTCAGAAACTCTTCctaaaaaaaaagcacacagcAACTAAATGGATAAAAGAAACTATATgcatcaaaaaaggaaaagtgcCCAAGAAAGAAACCTTTTGACCAAATGTATCGATCAAAACATTAAGTTTGTCCGATAGGGAATACAGGAATGTGATTTGTTAATATAACAAACTGTTCAGGTCAAACAGCATTGCTGTGGTCAGTAAGCCATGGGGTTTAAGGTTCTGTTAATGGCTGCTAAAGCACAACTGTTCTATGATCAATTCACCTCTTGATTTCTTCCAGATTGCACAACAAATCTTTATACATGGCTAGTAGACTATACTTCTAAAACCCCAGCTGAGTGCTCCCTTAGAAGATTAGGTCACCTTTGTATAAGGAATCCAGAACAGCCCTATGTTGAAGACACTGTAAGCTGTAAAGCCAGTTAGGTTGAGAGCCAGGAAATCAAAGTTGAGTCCCAcaacactgaaaaagaaaaacatgttgtGTAATTGGTTAGTTCATTGggattatttttctcattttttcaccTGTAAATGtatggtttttaaaatttttttcaaagaggTCAGAAACATACAACCTACCTTTTCCTCCTCCAGTTTTCCCAGGCCTGTGGATAGAAAGACACTGACCAGGCGATAAAGTAAATCCAGCCGATGACCTGACTGATTCCAGAGAGGATGTTGCTACGGACAACCATAAAACGGATCCTGATGGATGAACTGGAGAGTAGAGAGTGTCATGATTATAAATGAAAACCAAAAACGCAACACCAATATACCAACATTATTTGCAGTATCATCATTATTATACCGTGAAAACTGTTTTTGAAATGCATCTCCTCTTGCAATCACAGCACGGGGGGTACAAATATGCAGGAAGTTGACTTTCGCTAAAATCCAGGTTAAATGGAAGAGACCCTGGCATAACTTTCATAGAGAAGCACTATAACGTTGTGCATGCTGTTGCTAAGATTCTCATGAAAGCTGATCTGATGTTTATCCACCAGATTGGCCTCCATAATTGGCTTGTGAGTGCAAAGGCTGCAGAGTTGTAAACGGATCCATCTCATCCATTTGATGGCTATGCTTGTGACTCAGCTTGTTATGTAAATACATAAAAGATATAATTAGATTATttcaatataatttttatttgtattcataAAGGGGTTAGAAAAAGGTTTATTAACAGACATGAAGCGATGGTGTTAGAGTAACACACAAGCCTGCTGCACAGTGAACGAGAGATAGAGAGCTGCAGACTGGGATCGCTTTGAGtagcatgcatgtaaataaatgcGTTGAAATCAATGATTATAGTgtctaaaatacatttaataacTACTGAGGTTGTGGACCTCGCAGACATCATCGCCTCACTGCGTAAAAAGACTCTAGTATTAAAAAGTTTCACTTGTGATCCTTTATCTTGACAGATTAAACTGTGTGGAGAGGTGAAGATTCTTGTTGGTAACTAAgtttctgcttcattttcagCCATGAATCCAAGCTCTGCTGAAGCAGAAGGGAAGGGTGTGAGAGAACATAGATCGAtcgatcaatcaatcaatcaatctggACTACACTAGACCAACACTGATCACCATGAGCTCAGTACTGGAAGTATTTAACCTTGTTACAGTAGAAaggaaaaccttccctttaacAGGCAGGAACCATGAACAGAGCCAGACTCAGGTCTATTCAAGTAAAATGCAGATCTCCTGATTTCTCAGCTTTAGCCGAGCTTGATATGTATTTCTTCATGATCTAAGGTTGTCCTATCGCACAACCCTATCCTTAAAGAGCCAGACAAACCTCCATGTCGTTGATAGTGACTGCAGCAAAGTATAGGATAAAATAATCTCACCTTAATCCAGTTaagacagtggttcccaaagtgggctgtataaattacaaaaaaaaccctgctcTGTTGGCAAATATTGTGACtgactgtgtttttgtcatatgTTTAAATATTATTGAATGCTGATGTTTATGGTTAGGGCTGCCTGTGAATAatttcatctgccaaaggggggGGCCCCACAGGAAAAGACTGGGAACCACTGGCAGCCAAGACATTAGGTATCAGTGCATCCAATGCATTCAAGTTTCCCCACAGACTGCTACCCTTACCCAGGTCTGGACAGTGATCCTCCAGGATACCTCACTCTGACTCTGCATATGCATGCCCAGATACTTCTGGGAGTGCATAAAAGGTTGTTGAATACAATTAATGCAAGTAGGATAttaaactatttatttacagGTAGCATGCCTGATCACAGTTAATGAACCTTTGGTTTTAAACAAGCCTCTGGTTATTTGACAAGCTGAGTTGCAGGCAACACTAGGAGCTGGCATGAGCTGAAAAGGACCAGCTCACAGAGCTGCATCTTTCTAAAAAGGTTTTGCCTTGTTGCCAGGACGTCCTGGTCTGGCCTTGAGACAGGTAAATAGTAAGAACAGGTCATAGTGCTTTTGAGCTTAAACGCACCTGTTGAAGTCTGTGTCATTGCTCTGTAGGTGTGCAGTCACCTGACCAACATCATGGGAAGTCACATTGAAGGTGACTGAGGCTGCCTCTGCTGGTAGCAACacctgaacaaaaacagcagcagtaagCAAAGAGGTTATATAAAAGAGTAGCAGAATAAGTTATGAGCATGAAGAATAAACAGCTACACCGACTCATATTTCATTTGGGTAACTTTTTTTGATCAATTTCAGAATGTTACTACGTTATCTTGCGTAGTCATGTTTTAGGACACTTTTAAATCCCTaatgtgaataatgttggacTGATTAGCCTGATAATGGCACTTTGGGTTAACCAAAACATTAGCATTCATCCACTTCTTTGAGCCATCTATGGTCTAGATCTTTTGGGAAGTGTCTCGTATTTGATCCCTGGATTGTAAAAGGAATTGACAGCAAAAGGTCCCTGCTCTGGGACTATGTAAAGCAAATATCAATGCTGGGTTAGGTTTCAAGTAGCAAGGACTACAACTGCAGCAAAGAACAGTATTAAAGCATGCTGTGTCTCCACTGGTAAGAGCAAGAAAGATTATTGAGTTAATACAGGTAGTGAAAAGCCTGCAATAAATAACACAACCACAAAACAACCAAGACAAGAGAAATATAAACCAAAACAACTTGCATTATGACTGACTCTTGATCTGATTAACAGACTGAAAGTGTGAAAGCATGTTTTATAtgccattttttattgttttatgtgTTACCTGCTCAGGAAGTGTAATTATGGACGTGTAGTTCGGTTTGGAGCTGTATGCTAcatcaaactcaatcacagccgACTGGTTGACAGGGGAACTGGGAAAAGACACAAAGATCAAAGAGAAGTTTAGTGGTTGAGGAGACAGAGAATTAGAAAACCTAGTACCTCTTAGTTCTCCTCAGCTATTGATTACCATAGGGTGATCAATAGCTGGCCACCTCCAAAACCTCCCCAAAAGGCTGAAGGCATTTAGTAGATTCAGCAATCCATCAGGGGTGGTGATTGTCTACAAAATGCTCCAACAGGTGATTTTTGGATATTTAAGGTTGCTGCAATGGCACTCTGAGCCTTACTGAGCCAAAAATTCTCATTTGCAACGAAGGAGAACAAAGTCAAAAGGGAGAATACTCAAAAAATTTGACCTCTTAATGTGTACAACCAATAAAGACTTCAAATTTGAGGAGTCAGCACTCAGAAATGTTCTGTAAATTTTTGAGCTTACCTTGAAGTTATGGTGATATTTGCGTTTGAATTCTTCACAAGTGTAACAACATTTGGAGCAGAGAAAAACAGTTTCGACTCTGGTggacaaacagagaaacaagGAACAGAAACATCAGCATCATCAATCAGTGGTTTAAACTCATGGCAGAGCTATCATGActtaacaaaaacacatttccatccatcatattcatcaagaaatcaCTTTAACTAAGCAGGtctaacattttcaaaatgtatacATCCTTGACATGCTTTCTATTTATTGGTTAAGTATTTTAAACACAGCAAagcttacattttaaaaaccacatcCCTTTTAGGACCATGTCAgctgaaaatgtcttttttcaagAAAAGCTGAATCATCAGagtaaaaagcagtaaaagtcAATTCACCAGAGATATTGGTCAGCATCCAGAGCAGTAGAAGTTGAGTTGGCAGCCATCTTTTTCTCAAAAACAGACCTGACATCTCTGCAAAATGAATACTTCAACCTGAAGGACACAAGGCGAAAAAACAATGCCAATTATATCAATAATCTAACATAATCCAATCTTAGACAGCTGTTTTTGCAGCTGCTTAAAATGCCCAAACTTTTAGCACCTCATTTTCTCAGCACAGAGCTATGCTAtgaaatgtaattattttaatatgaagacgaggagctgggaggcaagatctagaccagtggttttcaaagtgtgaggcagacctcccctggggggtgccacagagcttcaggggaggcgcggaaccataaacatgaaaaaaggtgATCTGCTTTGCGAaactctgctgtgcatggagcaaaatgggtaaacttatagttactatagggactatgctatagagcagtgttactcaaccaaagagccaaattatcgaaaatacctttgcaaaagccacaatctatgaggtgaaaagtggcaaaaacagcttgaagtagcataaaaataggttaaagatggcaaaaatggtcagaaagcagcaaaaaaaatggatgaaagtggggagaaaaagtggaaaaatggtcagaaagtagcaaaaattgtgagaagtgacaaaaaattagcggaaagtgacttaaatgtgcaaaaagcagttaagagtgacaaaaatgggcaaaaagaggaaacaagtggtatgtaatggcaaagggctgtttaaatggacaaaaagtggcaaaaaattgtttaaaaaaatggtaaaacttgggaaaaaatgacaaaacgacattgtaaaaatgagcaaaaaaatcggagaaaaaaaagggatatttgaTGATGAACAGCAGCCTTAATGGGTAAAAAGGTGATtgagggcaaaaatgggataaaagtggtaaaaatggggaaaaagaagcagaagaagttgtaaaatggcccaaaaaatatgaaaaggggtatttaactgcattataactgaataagagggaaaggcagatgtttaaggacattttcaaaccaaaatgtccaaaatatatattaatattaaaatgttaaagattagacataaatgtttgaaatgttgttgtttaattttttttttaatttgaatccTTTTGTGGGTGGGGATCCACCAAATGAATaagttcttcttaggggaggctcactctcacacactttgaaaacccgtGGTCTAGACCATAAACACCTATGCCCTGCCAGTGAGCAGATACATGGATGCATGGAGGATTTCACCCTCATTCCAGCACCCTGAGACTAGGACAGTGGTAGACTGAGGACTAGAGGGCATGAGAGCCACCATACAGGATGAAACAGCAAATATCCAAGAGTTCATCAGGCAGTTGGCCCCCAGTGACAGCCTGCTAAGTAAATGCCTCAGGTAGGAGAAACCCAagtgggaggaagaggagccaGAGGAGCTGTCCAGGAAGGGCACGTCCCTGCACAGCATGTACCACCACCAGCATGTACCACCAGCAGATTGAAGACTTGGCTGATATGAAAAAGACTTACTGCCGAACTGAAGGGCAGCACAGAGGCACTAATCATGGCTGTACAAGAACAGGCCCTAAGCACTAGATCGATAGAGGCCAGGGTCTTCCACATCTGACCGGACCCCAGGTGAAGACTGCAAAGAAGCCCCTGTAGGATGCTGGCAGTCAAGGCATGCAAGGAATGAAATAACCAAGTGGCTGGTATGGTACACAGAAACATCTCTGCTGAGTATGGGCTGGAGGTTCCAGGATCAAGATGGAAAACACCCCCAAAGGATGGTAACCGAGCCAAGGTCCAGTGGGACTTCAGGATCCAAACTGACAAACAGGTGGTGGCTAATCAACCAGACATCGAGGTGGTCaataaacagcagaagaagGCAGTGGTGACAGATGTAGCAACCCCAAGTGACAGCAACATCAGAAAGACAGACGTTGAGAAGCTGAAAGAACATCTATAGAAGAAAAGGGGAGCGAAGGCAACTGTGGTACCAGTGGTGACTGGAGCTCTTGGGGCTGTAACCCCCCAAAATGGTAGTGGCTCCAACAGACTCCAggaaaaaacatctctgtccAGAAGAGCTCGACACTAGGAACTCGGGCTCCCAGGGCTCCGGTGGAGGACCCAAGCTTGAAGGAGACACAAGGACGCTCGGGAAGGGCATGAGAAGATTTTACATGTCATCATTGCATACAGGAGAATATTATCACAGAAAATCTGGTTTTGTGCCAGCTTCTAAAACCATCAGAATCGACCCACTGTCGGGATTAAACGCTTCTTGGATAGTATGACAGTGTAGGGCCACTTTAAGTGTACTAAAGGAAATGGAAAAATCCCTTCTTTTGTCGAGTATTTACAACATCATCAGCTGTATGAAGCGTATTGAGCTAAAGACTGAAAACTGAAACCTAAACCTACCACATTAAATTTCAACCTTTTGGTCGATGAAGAGACGTTAAAACTAAACCACAGACTTAGTCACCTACATTAAAGATGTATGCAACATACGTAAATGTGAATAATCTGATTAAGAAAAAGTAATTAGGTCTACTTAGCCTACACAAGCTCCGTTGTTTCGACCGCTTCCTCATTCCCACGTCACGAGACaagcttcttctttttctcttcagttTCCGGCAGACTTTACGCGGCTATGTCGTACTGCTGCCCCCTACAGGTCAGAAATTATTGGTACCCTGCCGTTAAAGAAagcccacaatggtcacagaactAACCCTTATCCTCTTCCGTAGTGTGcctgaaactgaaaaaagtaataataaataaaaaatgaataaaaattaattcgtgaaaatcagacattgtttttgaattgtggtaatcattttacaaaacacactaatgaaactggcctggacaaaaatgacgGTAcccttaatattttgttgcacaacctttttgaggcaatcactgcgaTCAAGCAATTTCTGTATCTCTCTGTGAGACTTTTGCACCTGTCCATAGTCACTTTGGCCAACTCCTcgtgagcaaactgctccagctgtctcagatttgaagggtgccttctccagactgcatgtttgaGCTCCTTCCAgtgatgttcaataggatttagatcagggctcatagaaggccacttcagaatagtccaatgttttgttcCTAACTATTCTTGGCTGttacagctgtgtgttttgggtcattatcctgttggaggacccaCGACACTGGGTAGCACATTTTACTCCAGAATGCCTTCATTGTACCCTGAATAGATTCAAGAAACCCTGAGCcagaagcagcaaagcagcgcCAGAACATAAGCCTCCTCTGTATTTCACAGTAGGCAATTGtgtgcttaaactaataccacacaaataATTAATATTTTACGTCTTTATCAAACACAGCCGTTAACCACTCACAATGCTGCAGGAAAAAAGTAAGTGAACCCTGgttttaataactggttgaacctcctttggcagcaatcaaCCAAGCATTTCTGATAGCTGctgatcagacctgcacaatgttcaggaggaattttgggcCATTCTTCCATACAGATGCTTCAGCTCACCCATATTCTTAGGCTGTCTGGTGTGAATGGCTCCCTTGAGGTCATTCCACGGCATCTCTGTTGGATTCAGGTTTGGGCTCTGAGTGAGCCACTCCAAAaggtggattttcttttttttttttttttgaagccATGCTGTAGTAATTACTTTGATGTTTACTGTCATTTTCTGTATCACCCAGCATCTTCTAGCTCTAGTTCTTTTTCTCACAAATTGGGTGTGGTAATATGGAGATTAGATCCTGGCAGTTTGacattcctcattcctgttcaaaataggaaaatgtggagagctcactgaaaatgaaagagtccgcattaaagcacttcatgatgctggatggtctctgagacaaatatgacaggtggtctaataaatttatttagCACTGTATGTATTCAGTTCACAGTTTTGCGGGGCTGCAGAGACGGTTACGGTTTTATGCATCAGAATTTCAATAagactatttttaaatcatcttgAATGTATTTCTTATTCAAATAACAACACATGCTTATTCTTTCTCCTCTTGTATCATGCCCATGTTATTAAATGCAATTATGAAGTTGTTATTGTTATCATATGTGTGACTGTGACTCAGCTCCATGCAAAAGCCAAGCTTGATGATAATCTTCTGCCTACAGTGTGCACAAGGCTTCTGCTGAGTTGCAGACCTGTGGATTAAGGAGTGGCCTTTAAAACATCCTCCACATCGTCTGCTGCCTCCCCTCCtttagtttgtttcttttctctgctgctggagctgcaAGACAAACACTAACACAGCACGATGAACCAGAAGGTGGTACTCATCACGGGCTGCTCCTCTGGGATTGGCCTCGCATTGGCTGCCCGCCTAGCGAAGGATGAGAAGAAAAGGTTCATGGGTAAATTTACATCCTTTCACAAAGTCAGTGTCTTACATTTTCcataattttctttttgaatCAGTTTGTGGTACTTCAATGTAAATATGTCGatgagtgaaaagagaaatGAGGGAAAACTCCTTGTTTATGCATTGTATGAAACAAACTCagagcaatgaaaaaaaaaatatttatcacaGTCACACTTGTGAGGAGCTCTGAAAATTGCTTGTTCTGGGACTATCAGAGAGTACAATGTTAAGCATTAAGCTTCAGATCATTTTGCAACCTCACTGTGATTTAGTCAAGAATCCTTTTCCTAAACACCAACAAAATAGCCACATTCAAGGGTCAATGATCTGGTTTGCATGCAATTTGTAATTTTTCTAAGCCTAAAACTGTAATGATAACATCTTAAGAAGATCATCTCTCTCCATGGACAGCACTACTTTGGATAATTCCCACCTCAGACTTTCAGCAGTTTTTATAAGGACAGCTGTCTAGGAAAGAAAAGTTAATATGACAACAGATTATTATTATGGTGGCCCAGAGGGACAACTGCAAAACATTTGATGAAACACAAAAGCAGTTTGTGCAACACATGTGCAAGCAAAGTCTGGGGCAGTTCATACTATGTGTGTTTAAGATACactaacttcctgttttatggcGAGAAATTAAACTTTGACAAACTGCCACATCTATGCCCGGTAACACCTGCAAATGAAATAACTGCACAGGAACAGAAAAGAccaaatgggatgaaaaatgaa
This window harbors:
- the ctns gene encoding cystinosin, yielding MSGLFLRKRWLPTQLLLLWMLTNISESKLFFSAPNVVTLVKNSNANITITSSSPVNQSAVIEFDVAYSSKPNYTSIITLPEQVLLPAEAASVTFNVTSHDVGQVTAHLQSNDTDFNSSSIRIRFMVVRSNILSGISQVIGWIYFIAWSVSFYPQAWENWRRKSVVGLNFDFLALNLTGFTAYSVFNIGLFWIPYTKEEFLKENPNGINPVDANDVFFSLHAVLLCLIYAIQAAVYERGNQKLSWTALVLLLIAWIFALVSLFLAVAKEITWLEYLYYFSYIKLGVTLTKYVPQAVMNYRRQSTEGWSIGNVLLDFTGGVFSILQMILQSYNNDEWRLIFGDPTKFGLGLFSVVFDILFMTQHYCLYRQPPQYEAIRDQET